The Cervus canadensis isolate Bull #8, Minnesota chromosome X, ASM1932006v1, whole genome shotgun sequence genome contains a region encoding:
- the LOC122435151 gene encoding heat shock transcription factor, Y-linked-like: MAHFSSEIQDVLPRDESTGSETTIRSPLCDYTHTEDSVLRSIIEEAAFQALFEEVVLKMPRYTFSVSETDELNDFLSLNFPQKLWKIVESDQFKSIRWDESGTSIVINEEVFKKEVLERKAPFRIFETRSVKSIVRQLNLYGFRKKQQTFQRSASLADFLEEENNVSVLSKLQIYHNPNFKRGYPQLLLRLKRRVGIKNVSPISSLVPDYKKKHVKAWGNIDDRNSNFLPETCGESAFSASTSLSVPFIQNPYTRQTVANRSALVPCDFPSPSSISVRQTEQIVIDQPAVLNQLSILNWHSHSSYTQANGLIDNITTTITSISQNHIVSPLQSSYFGLMVEPSKFPVRYSNMSAYDSPFPNLQQSGNSWSPVPRICDISASSLSKSTHQKSSLYENHPN, encoded by the exons atggcacatttttcttcagaaattcaAGATGTGCTTCCTAGAGATGAATCAACTGGTTCAGAAACCACCATTAGATCCCCTTTGTGTGATTACACACATACTGAGGACTCAGTTTTGAGATCTATCATTGAAGAAGCAGCCTTTCAGGCTTTGTTTGAGGAAGTAGTGTTAAAAATGCCACGTTAcacattttctgtctctgaaacaGATGAATTGAACGATTTTCTTTCACTCAATTTTCCTCAAAAACTTTGGAAGATAGTTGAAAGTGATCAGTTTAAATCTATTCGGTGGGATGAGAGTGGCACTTCTATAGTGATCAATGAAGAAGTCTTCAAGAAAGAAGTCTTAGAAAGAAAGGCCCCTTTCAGAATATTTGAAACTCGTAGTGTGAAAAGTATAGTTCGACAGCTTAACCTTTATGGGTTTAGAAAAAAGCAACAAACTTTTCAAAGATCTGCTTCACTAGCTGACtttctggaagaagaaaacaatgtctctgttttGAGCAAG TTACAGATCTATCATAATCCAAATTTCAAAAGAGGCTATCCCCAACTTTTACTAAGACTGAAAAGAAGAGTTGGAATTAAAAATGTCTCTCCAATATCTTCATTAGTTCCAGATTACAAGAAGAAGCATGTTAAAGCATGGGGCAACATAGATGATCGTAACTCTAATTTCCTTCCTGAAACTTGTGGGGAGAGTGCATTTTCAGCCTCGACAAGTTTAAGTGTGCCTTTCATACAAAACCCTTATACCAGGCAGACAGTCGCTAATAGAAGTGCCCTAGTTCCGTGTGATTTTCCTTCCCCATCATCAATATCAGTTAGACAAACAGAACAGATTGTGATAGATCAGCCTGCTGTTTTAAATCAGTTGAGCATTTTAAATTGGCACTCACATAGCAGCTACACTCAAGCAAATGGCCTCATTGACAACATTACTACTACAATTACTTCTATTTCTCAGAACCACATCGTATCTCCATTACAGAGCAGTTATTTTGGACTGATGGTAGAGCCTTCTAAATTTCCAGTTAGGTACAGCAATATGTCAGCCTATGACAGTCCTTTTCCTAACCTGCA